A region of the Rhizobium binae genome:
GTCCCTTGCGGCCCCTGCCGCATTTCAGGGAGTTCAGCCGCGACGAGCTGGAATTCGTCTCCCACTTCAAGCGGGGCGAGTTAGCCGTCGACGCCGGTTCCACCATCCTCGTCGAAGGCGCCCACAGCGCCCATCTTTTCACTGTGCTTTCCGGTTGGGGCTTTCGCTACAAGATGCTGGAAGACGGCCGCCGCCAGATCCTGAATTACATCATGCCGGGCGACCTGATCGGCCTGCAGGGAACGATTGCCGGCGAGATGCAGCATTCCATCGAAGCGCTTTCGCCCGTTTCCCTCTGCGTGTTCGAGCGCGACAGGCTGATGACGCTCTATAACAAACATCCCTCGCTCGCCTTCGACATCACCTGGATCGCCGCGCGAGAAGAGCGGATCTTGGATGAGCATCTCCTCAGCATCGGCCGCCGCACAGCACTGGAAAGAGCGGCCTATCTGCTCGCTTTCCTGTTTGAGCGCGGCAGGAAGCTGGATCTATTCAACGGTCGCAAATTCATCCCCATCACGCAGCAGCACATCGCCGACACCCTCGGTCTTTCCATCGTTCACACCAACAAAACCTTGAAGAAGCTCAGCGAACGGGGATTGATCCGCTGGCAGGAGCGCGGTTGCGAGGTGCTGAACGGCGAAGAATTGATGG
Encoded here:
- a CDS encoding Crp/Fnr family transcriptional regulator, translated to MATSRPIHSFKTPCEQCPLRPLPHFREFSRDELEFVSHFKRGELAVDAGSTILVEGAHSAHLFTVLSGWGFRYKMLEDGRRQILNYIMPGDLIGLQGTIAGEMQHSIEALSPVSLCVFERDRLMTLYNKHPSLAFDITWIAAREERILDEHLLSIGRRTALERAAYLLAFLFERGRKLDLFNGRKFIPITQQHIADTLGLSIVHTNKTLKKLSERGLIRWQERGCEVLNGEELMAIAGWEGLGEGKRPFI